From Solidesulfovibrio carbinoliphilus subsp. oakridgensis, the proteins below share one genomic window:
- a CDS encoding iron-containing alcohol dehydrogenase family protein, producing the protein MKLISVPGLVRIKPGALDRLGLYLRRPGLLRVLVLASTGLPGPLAAMVRDGLAREGVAVAGWSEVADNRFEDAAAAFGRMPKKIAAIVGIGGGKALDMAKYLAFLARLPYYAVPTSLSNDGFCSPQASLTLGGKRRSLAAALPQGVVIDVAACLTAPRKFWLSGVGDLASKLTAVFDWKLAFHHRGEPVDDLAALLSDATVRQFLGSPGFDAQGMTLLGTALMLNGIAMEICGSSRPASGSEHLISHALDATAKKPKLHGLQVGLAAYVVSRLQGQQTEILARLFEETGFFEAIRQDPFSEADWLEAVRLAPTIKEDFFTVLSMRDCLAEVRGIIRNDPRLAGCFVD; encoded by the coding sequence ATGAAGCTCATTTCCGTTCCGGGACTCGTCCGCATCAAGCCGGGTGCCCTGGACCGGCTCGGCCTCTACCTGCGCCGGCCCGGACTCCTGCGGGTGCTGGTCCTGGCCAGCACGGGCCTGCCCGGCCCCCTGGCCGCCATGGTCAGGGACGGCCTGGCCCGGGAGGGCGTGGCGGTGGCCGGCTGGAGCGAGGTGGCGGACAATCGGTTCGAGGATGCGGCCGCGGCCTTTGGCCGGATGCCCAAAAAGATCGCGGCCATCGTCGGCATCGGCGGCGGCAAGGCGCTGGACATGGCCAAGTATCTGGCCTTCCTGGCCCGGCTTCCCTATTACGCCGTGCCGACGTCGCTCTCAAACGACGGGTTTTGCAGCCCCCAGGCCAGCCTGACCCTTGGCGGCAAGCGCCGGTCCCTGGCCGCGGCCCTGCCCCAGGGCGTGGTCATCGACGTGGCCGCCTGCCTGACCGCGCCCCGGAAGTTCTGGCTGTCCGGCGTCGGCGACCTGGCTTCCAAGCTGACGGCCGTTTTCGACTGGAAGCTGGCCTTCCACCACCGGGGCGAGCCGGTGGACGACCTGGCCGCCCTTCTCTCCGACGCCACGGTGCGGCAGTTTCTCGGCAGCCCGGGCTTCGACGCCCAGGGCATGACGCTCCTTGGCACGGCGCTCATGTTAAACGGCATTGCCATGGAAATCTGCGGTTCCTCGCGCCCGGCCAGCGGCAGCGAGCACCTCATTTCCCACGCCCTGGACGCCACGGCCAAAAAACCCAAGCTCCACGGCCTGCAGGTGGGACTGGCCGCCTATGTCGTCAGCCGGCTCCAGGGCCAGCAGACCGAGATCCTGGCCCGGCTTTTCGAGGAGACCGGCTTTTTCGAGGCCATCCGCCAGGACCCCTTTTCCGAGGCCGACTGGCTGGAGGCGGTGCGGCTGGCGCCGACGATCAAGGAGGATTTCTTCACCGTCCTGTCCATGCGCGACTGTCTGGCCGAGGTCCGGGGGATCATCCGCAACGACCCCCGTCTGGCCGGCTGTTTTGTGGATTGA
- a CDS encoding PP2C family protein-serine/threonine phosphatase: protein MEHPKSGREADKARPPRILIIDDETINVETLAWMLKEAGFVPLRAASGQKGREIAAREQPDLVILDIMMPGESGFDTCTRLTADPATTDIPIIFISGLDDVENKVKGLRIGAVDYVTKPFAREEVLARVKIHIRLRRGLKALLAEQAAKLAQIRDAQQSILVAPGDLPEGRFAVRYVPALEAGGDFYDVFPWSEAVMGYFVADISGHDLGASFVTSSLKALLRQNTGPLFTPVETLKNINSVLSTLLRDGKHLTASLLCLNRARTRLTVVSGGHPAPILVGADGEVTLLAADGDVLGVFEAVQFGLIERTVAPGDRIFLYTDGLIERFGPEAKTRDQGLAELAADCRATVHLPLARAVDAIAANILGARESPEDDVVLMGIEV from the coding sequence ATGGAACATCCAAAATCCGGACGCGAGGCCGACAAGGCCCGCCCGCCGCGCATCCTCATCATCGACGACGAGACCATCAACGTCGAGACCCTGGCGTGGATGCTCAAGGAGGCGGGTTTCGTGCCCCTGCGGGCCGCGTCCGGGCAAAAGGGCCGGGAAATCGCCGCCAGGGAGCAGCCCGACCTCGTCATCCTCGACATCATGATGCCCGGCGAATCGGGCTTTGACACCTGCACCCGCCTGACGGCCGACCCGGCCACCACCGACATCCCCATCATCTTCATCTCCGGGCTTGACGACGTGGAAAACAAGGTCAAGGGTCTGCGCATCGGCGCCGTGGACTACGTGACCAAGCCCTTTGCCCGGGAAGAAGTCCTGGCCCGGGTCAAGATCCACATCCGCCTGCGCCGGGGGCTCAAGGCCCTGCTCGCCGAGCAGGCCGCCAAGCTGGCCCAGATCCGGGACGCCCAGCAGTCGATCCTGGTCGCGCCGGGGGACCTGCCCGAGGGGCGGTTCGCCGTCCGCTACGTGCCGGCGCTCGAGGCCGGGGGCGATTTCTACGACGTGTTCCCCTGGTCGGAGGCGGTCATGGGCTACTTCGTGGCCGACATCTCGGGCCACGACCTGGGGGCCTCGTTCGTCACCTCGTCGCTCAAGGCGCTGTTGCGCCAGAACACGGGCCCGCTTTTCACGCCGGTGGAGACGCTCAAAAACATCAACAGCGTCCTGTCCACCCTCCTTCGCGACGGCAAGCACCTGACCGCCTCGCTGTTGTGCCTGAACCGGGCCAGAACGCGGCTGACCGTGGTCAGCGGCGGCCACCCCGCCCCGATCCTGGTCGGCGCGGACGGGGAGGTGACGCTCCTGGCCGCCGACGGCGACGTGCTCGGGGTGTTCGAGGCCGTCCAGTTCGGCCTGATCGAACGGACGGTGGCCCCGGGCGACCGGATCTTTCTCTATACCGACGGCCTGATCGAACGCTTCGGCCCGGAGGCCAAGACGCGGGACCAGGGCCTGGCCGAACTCGCGGCCGACTGCCGGGCCACGGTCCACCTGCCCCTGGCCCGGGCCGTGGACGCCATTGCCGCTAACATCCTGGGCGCGCGCGAGAGCCCGGAAGACGACGTGGTGCTCATGGGCATCGAGGTGTGA
- a CDS encoding ion channel, producing MQRLLFPLANLRERPALATLFAYKYSITLAIILAAHVVLVGVIGERTVLLAPFILLALYFSGFLLMADRSGLCRTALFLGLAALVATVLDNLVAGDVFLVPALGGHAAFLALLIVILLGRLFEERRMPFDGIMAGVIVFLLMAGLWTQLYGLTVLADPAAIAAPGDGLRLHPYATLYYLSVTALTTAGFGDVFPVSDMARILVAYEGLVGQVYMVVFIALLMGRHFAGRVSGHAVPPEVPPGPPSDRR from the coding sequence ATGCAGCGGCTGCTTTTCCCCCTGGCCAACCTGCGCGAGCGCCCGGCCCTGGCAACGCTCTTCGCCTACAAGTATTCCATCACCCTGGCCATCATTCTGGCGGCCCACGTGGTGCTGGTCGGGGTGATCGGCGAGCGGACGGTGCTCTTGGCGCCGTTTATCCTGCTGGCCCTCTATTTCAGCGGGTTCCTGCTCATGGCCGACCGCTCGGGGCTGTGCCGGACCGCCCTCTTTCTGGGGCTGGCCGCCCTCGTCGCCACGGTCCTCGACAACCTGGTGGCCGGCGACGTCTTCCTGGTGCCGGCGCTTGGCGGCCATGCCGCCTTTCTGGCCCTTTTGATCGTCATCCTCCTCGGCCGCCTTTTCGAGGAGCGGCGGATGCCCTTTGACGGCATCATGGCCGGCGTCATCGTCTTTCTGCTCATGGCCGGCCTGTGGACCCAGCTTTACGGCCTGACCGTCCTGGCCGATCCGGCGGCCATCGCGGCCCCGGGCGACGGCCTGCGCCTGCATCCCTACGCCACGCTCTACTACCTGAGCGTCACCGCCCTGACCACGGCCGGTTTCGGGGACGTGTTCCCGGTCTCGGACATGGCCCGCATCCTGGTGGCCTACGAGGGGCTGGTCGGGCAAGTCTACATGGTGGTCTTCATCGCCCTGCTCATGGGCCGCCACTTCGCCGGCCGCGTCTCCGGCCACGCCGTCCCGCCCGAAGTCCCTCCCGGCCCGCCGTCCGACCGCCGCTGA
- a CDS encoding ATP-binding protein: MFEIESFPGGRGFRFSASLTLLDRAVAETVRFIQSQNVTGSLFDVKLLLREALLNAVLHGSRCDPMRLVALEVRTAEGRLTLTVTDQGDGFDWRSGLSNLAPPEATSGRGLTILTLYADDVRFSASGNQVTLTKAVSGLRGPAVSPEAGKNIKGSIPMHDIRIEDGQTILRPAGDIVASVTDELRTRLKEIMQGNPGPLVIDLSRVELIDSVGIGLLIAAHNTLSKKGGRLTLRHVNPDLASLLRTMRLDKHFAVENA; this comes from the coding sequence ATGTTTGAAATCGAGTCCTTCCCCGGCGGCCGCGGCTTCCGGTTCTCGGCCAGCCTGACGCTGCTCGACCGGGCCGTGGCCGAAACCGTGCGCTTCATCCAGAGCCAAAACGTCACGGGCAGCCTCTTTGACGTCAAGCTGCTCCTGCGCGAGGCGCTTTTAAACGCCGTGCTCCACGGCAGCCGGTGCGATCCCATGCGCCTGGTGGCCCTCGAGGTCCGCACCGCCGAGGGCCGGCTGACCCTGACCGTGACGGACCAGGGCGACGGCTTCGACTGGCGGTCGGGCCTCTCCAACCTGGCCCCGCCCGAAGCCACCAGCGGCCGGGGGCTGACCATCCTCACCCTGTACGCCGACGACGTGCGCTTTAGCGCCTCGGGCAACCAGGTGACCCTGACCAAGGCGGTCTCGGGCCTGCGCGGCCCGGCCGTCTCCCCCGAAGCGGGGAAGAACATCAAGGGGAGCATACCCATGCACGACATCCGCATCGAGGACGGCCAGACCATCCTCCGCCCGGCCGGAGACATCGTGGCCTCCGTGACCGACGAACTGCGCACCCGGCTCAAAGAGATCATGCAGGGCAACCCGGGGCCCCTTGTCATCGATCTGTCGCGGGTGGAGCTTATCGATTCCGTGGGCATCGGGCTTCTCATCGCGGCCCACAACACCCTGTCCAAAAAGGGCGGCCGCCTGACACTGCGCCACGTCAACCCCGACCTGGCCTCGCTTTTGCGCACCATGCGCCTGGACAAGCATTTCGCCGTGGAAAACGCCTGA
- a CDS encoding haloacid dehalogenase-like hydrolase, which translates to MPDAILVSDFDGTMTSHDFFRLVAERLMGPDALDPWEAYKAGRLSHFAALHEIFGNIRAPEDDVVAVVRSMELDPGLAGSLARLRQAGWEVVVASAGCGWYIGRLLAEAGVTLVVHANPGQYRPGGPLVMEAPKDSPFSCEDTGVDKAAVVRDALSRATVVAFAGDGGADLPASLLVPADLRFARHELAEALAARGEKFRPYAVWSEVAEALLAAGGKP; encoded by the coding sequence ATGCCAGACGCCATCCTGGTCAGCGATTTCGACGGCACCATGACCAGCCACGACTTCTTTCGGCTTGTGGCCGAGCGGCTCATGGGGCCCGACGCCCTCGATCCCTGGGAGGCCTACAAGGCCGGCCGCCTGAGCCATTTCGCGGCCCTGCACGAGATTTTCGGCAACATCCGCGCCCCGGAGGACGACGTGGTGGCGGTGGTGCGGTCCATGGAACTCGACCCCGGCCTGGCCGGGTCCCTGGCCCGGCTGCGCCAGGCCGGCTGGGAGGTGGTGGTGGCCTCGGCCGGGTGCGGCTGGTACATCGGCCGGCTTCTGGCCGAAGCGGGCGTGACGCTGGTGGTCCACGCCAACCCGGGCCAGTACCGGCCCGGCGGGCCGCTCGTCATGGAAGCGCCCAAGGATTCGCCCTTCTCCTGCGAGGATACGGGCGTGGACAAGGCGGCCGTGGTCCGGGACGCCCTGTCCCGGGCCACGGTGGTCGCCTTTGCCGGGGACGGCGGGGCGGACCTGCCGGCCTCGCTCCTGGTGCCGGCGGACCTCCGTTTCGCCCGCCACGAGCTGGCCGAGGCGCTGGCCGCCCGGGGCGAAAAGTTCCGGCCCTACGCCGTCTGGTCGGAGGTGGCCGAGGCCCTCTTGGCCGCAGGAGGCAAGCCATGA
- a CDS encoding Hpt domain-containing protein: MDQMDDEIMAMFVEDTREHLADIEAALMDMDRAGADIDEELVNKVFRAAHSIKGGAGFLNLGNVRDLAHKLENLLHMVRSREIVPDTRIINKLLAGFDRLLALVEAAQASDAEDISELLADLSLLATQHLTTEQRAEATATLPIALPGGEVVFTEEALGVRQAVSGGKNLYLVEYDLIHDVQARGKTPLDIITTMESSGLIVDCRMELAAVGDLDAEPVNRIPFYVLYASIVEPDIVGYLFALDAKRIHPVDLDALCGNAAGCGDAQEAAPAPAPAAPPTPTPKAAARAGIPARQTRQAFGPWELVLAGNTATLRLAGGPADAASAREALLEGLAQGAGVTIEWNDPAGVDLALVQVVVAAGRTFAARGLALGHAGGPPAALSATARRAGITAESLAAVGLPAGLLLAS; encoded by the coding sequence ATGGACCAGATGGACGACGAAATCATGGCCATGTTCGTGGAAGACACCCGCGAACACCTGGCCGACATCGAAGCCGCGCTCATGGACATGGACCGGGCCGGGGCGGACATCGACGAGGAGCTGGTCAACAAGGTCTTCCGGGCCGCCCACTCCATCAAGGGCGGGGCGGGATTTCTAAACCTCGGGAATGTCCGCGACCTGGCCCACAAGCTCGAAAACCTGCTGCACATGGTCCGAAGCCGCGAGATCGTGCCCGACACCCGGATCATCAACAAGCTTCTGGCCGGTTTCGACCGGCTGCTGGCCCTGGTCGAGGCGGCCCAGGCCAGCGACGCCGAGGACATCTCCGAACTGCTGGCCGACCTGTCCCTGCTCGCCACCCAGCACCTGACCACCGAGCAGCGGGCCGAGGCCACGGCCACCCTGCCCATCGCCCTGCCAGGCGGCGAGGTGGTCTTCACCGAGGAGGCGCTCGGCGTCCGCCAGGCCGTGTCCGGCGGCAAGAACCTCTATCTCGTGGAGTACGACCTGATCCACGACGTCCAGGCCCGGGGCAAGACCCCCCTCGACATCATCACCACCATGGAGTCGAGCGGGCTGATCGTCGATTGCCGCATGGAGCTTGCCGCCGTCGGCGACCTCGACGCCGAGCCGGTCAACCGCATCCCCTTTTACGTGCTCTACGCCTCCATCGTCGAACCCGACATCGTGGGCTACCTCTTCGCCCTGGACGCCAAACGGATCCACCCGGTGGACCTCGACGCCCTGTGCGGCAACGCCGCCGGGTGCGGGGACGCACAGGAGGCCGCGCCCGCGCCCGCCCCGGCGGCCCCGCCCACGCCCACGCCCAAGGCCGCGGCCCGGGCCGGGATTCCGGCCCGGCAGACGCGGCAGGCCTTCGGGCCCTGGGAGCTGGTGCTGGCCGGGAACACGGCCACCCTGCGCCTGGCCGGCGGCCCGGCCGACGCGGCCTCGGCCCGGGAGGCGCTCCTCGAAGGCCTGGCCCAGGGGGCCGGCGTGACCATCGAATGGAACGACCCGGCCGGGGTGGACCTGGCCCTCGTCCAGGTGGTGGTCGCGGCCGGCCGGACCTTCGCCGCCCGGGGGCTGGCCCTCGGCCACGCCGGCGGTCCGCCGGCGGCGCTTTCGGCCACGGCCCGGCGGGCCGGGATCACGGCGGAGTCCCTGGCCGCGGTGGGCCTGCCGGCGGGCCTGCTCCTCGCGTCCTAG
- a CDS encoding SulP family inorganic anion transporter codes for MEHCELPRRPGRLDRLRQALPRLFPFLGWWPQVNRRTFKADLWAGLTGAVIVLPQGVAFAAIAGLPPEYGLYAAMVPVVVAALFGSSFHLISGPTTTASLVIFANVSQLAAPGTAEYLHLVLALTLLAGVVKLGLGLARLGGMVNFVSHSVVTGFMAGAAILIATSQLGHFFGLALPRGGSFLETWGALLGQLSAANPWVVAVGAATLACAVVIRRINPRAPALLLAMVAGSLLSLALDGPAHGIALVGALPASLPPLSLPWFDLDTLRTLVPGAVAVAMLGLAEAVSIARAVATRSGQAIDNSQEFIGQGLANIVGSFFSAYATSGSFTRTGVNYDAGGKTPLAAVFSSGFLAAILLLVAPLTAYLPIASMAGVILLVAAGLISVPAIRHIVRTDRGEAGVLAATFLATLFVELQFAIYAGVILSLLLYLRRTSHPHFITLAPDPASPHRALVNIRRSPQAECPQLKILRLDGSIFFGAVNHIAEELHRIVAQSPEQCHILILGSGINFIDAGGCHMLFHEAGAMKLSGREIFFCSLKSEVMELLRRGGCLARIGAGNVFKDKSTAISGIVARLDPERCACCHLRVFDECRARPGGEDVE; via the coding sequence ATGGAACACTGCGAACTGCCCCGCCGCCCGGGCCGCCTCGACCGGCTGCGGCAGGCCCTGCCGCGCCTGTTCCCGTTTCTTGGCTGGTGGCCGCAGGTCAACCGGCGAACGTTCAAGGCCGACTTGTGGGCCGGCCTGACCGGGGCGGTGATCGTCCTGCCCCAGGGCGTGGCCTTCGCCGCCATCGCCGGCCTGCCGCCGGAATACGGCCTGTACGCGGCCATGGTGCCGGTGGTGGTGGCCGCGCTTTTCGGCTCCTCGTTCCACCTCATCTCCGGCCCGACCACCACGGCCTCGCTCGTCATCTTCGCCAACGTGAGCCAGCTGGCCGCCCCGGGCACGGCCGAATACCTGCACTTGGTCCTGGCCCTGACCCTCCTGGCCGGGGTCGTCAAACTGGGCCTCGGGCTGGCCCGGCTCGGCGGCATGGTCAATTTCGTGTCCCACTCGGTGGTCACGGGATTTATGGCCGGCGCGGCCATCCTCATCGCCACCAGCCAGCTCGGGCATTTTTTCGGGTTGGCCCTGCCCCGGGGCGGCTCGTTTCTCGAAACCTGGGGCGCGCTGCTCGGACAACTTTCGGCGGCCAATCCCTGGGTGGTGGCCGTGGGCGCGGCCACCCTGGCCTGCGCCGTCGTCATCCGAAGAATCAATCCCCGGGCCCCGGCCCTGCTTTTGGCCATGGTGGCCGGCAGCCTCCTGTCCCTGGCCCTTGACGGCCCGGCCCACGGCATCGCGCTGGTCGGGGCCCTCCCCGCCAGCCTCCCTCCCCTGTCCCTGCCCTGGTTCGACCTCGATACCCTGCGGACGCTGGTGCCCGGAGCCGTGGCCGTGGCCATGCTCGGCCTGGCCGAGGCCGTGTCCATCGCCCGGGCCGTGGCCACCCGTTCGGGCCAGGCCATCGACAACAGCCAGGAGTTCATCGGCCAGGGCCTGGCCAACATCGTCGGCAGCTTCTTTTCGGCCTACGCCACCTCGGGCTCTTTCACCCGCACCGGCGTCAACTACGACGCCGGGGGCAAAACCCCCCTGGCCGCCGTCTTTTCCTCCGGCTTCCTGGCCGCCATCCTGCTGCTTGTCGCGCCCCTGACCGCCTACCTGCCCATCGCCTCCATGGCCGGCGTCATCCTGCTCGTGGCCGCCGGGCTCATAAGCGTTCCGGCCATCCGCCACATCGTGCGCACCGACCGGGGCGAGGCCGGGGTCCTGGCCGCCACCTTCCTGGCCACGCTCTTTGTCGAACTCCAGTTCGCCATCTATGCCGGCGTCATCCTGTCGCTGCTCCTGTATCTGCGCCGCACCAGCCACCCCCACTTCATCACCCTGGCCCCGGACCCGGCCTCGCCCCATAGGGCCCTGGTCAACATCCGCCGCTCGCCCCAGGCCGAATGCCCCCAGCTCAAGATCCTGCGCCTCGACGGCTCGATCTTTTTCGGCGCGGTCAACCACATCGCCGAGGAACTCCACCGCATCGTGGCCCAAAGCCCCGAGCAGTGCCACATCCTCATCCTCGGCTCGGGCATCAACTTCATCGACGCCGGCGGCTGCCACATGCTTTTTCACGAGGCCGGGGCCATGAAGCTCTCCGGGCGCGAGATCTTTTTCTGCTCGCTCAAATCCGAGGTCATGGAGCTCTTGCGGCGCGGCGGCTGTCTGGCCCGCATCGGGGCCGGCAACGTCTTCAAGGACAAGTCCACGGCCATAAGCGGCATCGTGGCGCGGCTTGATCCCGAACGCTGCGCCTGCTGCCACCTGCGTGTCTTCGACGAATGCCGGGCGCGGCCGGGCGGGGAGGATGTGGAATGA
- a CDS encoding chemotaxis protein CheA, which translates to MVLNDETRALFQEEVLENLAELDGALLELEKAPTDLDLVNRIFRAVHTLKGACDMFGLSPVVGLAHDIESLFDHVRGGWRRVSKELLDASFAAKDRFAAMLAEGADPAAEDDPALRARLKELLRTPDMPVADEAAPAAGAEPEACAGPEPDDGPDRATPRSWRVCVAPSDHGHLAKADPLAVLDELRAMGNTQVRCDLGQVPDLAGLAPEDCLLRFEVVLTAEAGAVPDANALRDVFFFLENQADLEITPCDEALAEPLPAASLAAAPAGAVADWPDLSAVPAATPAAAVAAAARPAPAASRPASGTTPATASGPGPVAGHKPGEAAPDPAKKPQAAARKEAMQSLRVDAAKLDDLVNLVGELVIAQARLTQLATGFGHPALTSVAEEIERLSNELRDNTLGIRMLPIGTTFSRFRRLVRDLSSEMQKSIELVTEGGETELDKTVIEQLGDPLVHLLRNSIDHGIEPPGERLAAGKPETGTIVLSAEHAGGEVVLSITDDGRGMDPDRIRAKAEEKGLIPPDARLTESEIFNLVFLPGFSTAEKVTNVSGRGVGMDVVKRSMDSLRGKIDIQSTLGKGSRITIKLPLTLAIIDGLQIKAGDDQYIIPLSLVEECVELPRERTEASGRGRTIHLRGEIVPYIRLREAFELRGEAPAIEQVVVTRFEGERTGIAVDQVMGQQQTVIKSLGNYIGSVSGISGATINGDGTMSLILDVPTLVASVKRAAA; encoded by the coding sequence GTGGTATTGAACGACGAGACCCGCGCCCTGTTCCAGGAAGAAGTGCTCGAAAACCTGGCCGAACTCGACGGGGCCCTGCTGGAGCTGGAAAAAGCGCCGACCGACCTGGATCTGGTCAACCGGATCTTCCGCGCGGTCCATACCCTCAAGGGGGCCTGCGACATGTTCGGCCTCTCCCCGGTGGTGGGGCTGGCCCACGACATCGAGTCGCTTTTCGACCATGTCCGGGGCGGTTGGCGGCGGGTCAGCAAGGAGCTTCTGGACGCGTCCTTTGCCGCCAAGGACCGCTTCGCGGCCATGCTGGCCGAGGGCGCCGATCCGGCGGCCGAGGACGATCCGGCGCTTCGGGCCCGGCTCAAGGAACTGTTGCGCACGCCGGACATGCCCGTCGCGGACGAGGCCGCGCCGGCCGCCGGGGCGGAGCCGGAAGCCTGTGCCGGGCCGGAGCCGGACGACGGGCCGGACCGGGCCACGCCCCGGTCCTGGCGGGTCTGCGTGGCCCCGTCCGATCATGGCCACCTGGCCAAAGCCGATCCCCTGGCCGTGCTCGACGAGCTGCGGGCCATGGGCAACACCCAGGTCCGCTGCGATCTCGGCCAGGTGCCGGATCTGGCCGGGCTTGCGCCCGAGGACTGCCTGCTCCGCTTCGAGGTGGTGCTGACGGCCGAGGCGGGCGCGGTCCCGGATGCCAATGCCCTGCGCGACGTGTTTTTCTTTCTGGAGAACCAGGCCGACCTGGAGATCACGCCCTGCGACGAAGCCCTGGCCGAGCCGCTGCCGGCCGCCTCCCTGGCCGCCGCGCCGGCCGGTGCCGTGGCCGACTGGCCGGACCTGTCGGCCGTGCCGGCGGCCACGCCTGCGGCCGCGGTGGCGGCCGCGGCCCGGCCCGCCCCGGCCGCGTCCCGGCCCGCATCAGGAACAACTCCGGCAACGGCGTCCGGGCCTGGGCCCGTGGCCGGGCACAAGCCCGGGGAAGCGGCCCCGGACCCGGCTAAAAAGCCGCAGGCGGCCGCCAGGAAGGAGGCCATGCAGAGCCTGCGCGTGGACGCGGCCAAGCTCGACGACCTGGTCAACCTGGTCGGGGAGCTGGTCATCGCCCAGGCCCGGCTGACCCAGCTGGCCACGGGCTTCGGCCATCCGGCCCTGACCAGCGTGGCCGAGGAGATCGAGCGGCTTTCCAACGAGCTGCGCGACAACACGCTCGGCATCCGCATGTTGCCGATCGGCACCACGTTCAGCCGGTTCCGGCGGCTGGTGCGCGACCTGTCCTCGGAGATGCAGAAATCCATCGAGCTGGTGACCGAAGGCGGGGAGACCGAGCTCGACAAGACGGTCATCGAGCAGCTCGGCGACCCGCTCGTGCACCTTTTGCGCAACAGCATCGACCACGGCATCGAGCCCCCGGGCGAGCGGCTGGCCGCGGGCAAGCCCGAGACCGGCACCATCGTCTTGTCGGCCGAGCACGCCGGGGGCGAGGTGGTCCTGTCCATCACCGACGACGGCCGGGGCATGGATCCGGACCGGATCCGGGCCAAGGCCGAGGAAAAGGGGCTCATCCCGCCGGATGCCCGGCTAACGGAGAGCGAGATCTTCAACCTGGTCTTTCTGCCCGGCTTTTCCACGGCCGAGAAGGTCACCAACGTCTCGGGCCGGGGCGTGGGCATGGACGTGGTCAAGCGGAGCATGGATTCGCTTCGCGGCAAGATCGACATCCAGAGCACGCTCGGCAAGGGCTCGCGCATCACCATCAAGCTGCCCCTGACCTTGGCCATCATCGACGGCCTGCAGATCAAGGCCGGGGACGACCAGTACATCATCCCGCTGTCCCTGGTGGAAGAGTGCGTGGAGCTGCCGCGCGAGCGCACCGAGGCCTCGGGCCGGGGCCGCACCATCCATCTGCGCGGCGAGATCGTGCCCTACATCCGGCTGCGCGAGGCCTTCGAGCTTCGCGGCGAGGCCCCGGCCATCGAACAGGTGGTGGTCACCCGGTTCGAGGGCGAGCGGACCGGCATCGCCGTGGACCAGGTCATGGGCCAGCAGCAGACGGTCATCAAAAGCCTCGGCAACTACATCGGGTCCGTGTCCGGCATTTCCGGCGCCACGATAAACGGCGACGGCACCATGTCGCTGATCCTCGACGTACCGACCCTGGTGGCCTCGGTCAAACGGGCCGCGGCCTGA
- a CDS encoding Fur family transcriptional regulator translates to MTKDPYAIFSDFVARKKLKMTPQRRQILDVFLAEEGHVTSEELYQKVKRDASSIGQATVYRTLKLLADSGLAKAVEFGDGAMRYEILYGQTHHDHLICEECGVNVEVVDPAIERLQEEVARRHGFALTGHKLYLYGLCPDCQKKRAGGL, encoded by the coding sequence ATGACAAAAGATCCTTACGCCATTTTCTCGGACTTCGTGGCCCGCAAGAAGCTCAAGATGACGCCCCAGCGGCGCCAGATTCTCGATGTGTTTCTGGCCGAGGAAGGCCATGTGACGTCCGAGGAGCTCTACCAGAAGGTCAAGCGGGATGCGTCGTCCATCGGCCAGGCGACCGTCTACAGGACGCTCAAGCTCCTGGCCGACTCGGGCCTGGCCAAGGCCGTGGAATTCGGCGACGGGGCCATGCGCTACGAGATCCTCTACGGCCAGACCCACCACGACCATCTCATCTGCGAGGAATGCGGCGTCAACGTCGAGGTGGTGGACCCGGCCATCGAACGCCTGCAGGAAGAAGTGGCCCGGCGCCACGGCTTCGCCCTGACCGGACACAAGCTCTACCTCTACGGGCTGTGCCCGGACTGCCAGAAGAAGCGGGCCGGGGGCCTCTAA